In Aequorivita sp. H23M31, a single window of DNA contains:
- a CDS encoding stage II sporulation protein M: MREAAFAKQNKDKWLKFESVLRNNVPIDPDELSNLYIEVTDHLSYAQTFYPNSNTLAYLNGLSALAHQKIYRTKRESRRRFITFYTKEFPLFFAKYQKQLLFSFLLFLLFSIIGAYSAASDGSFVRLIMGDSYVNMTLANIERGDPMAVYKEMGSLNMFLGITINNIKVALMAFSYGLLLSMGTVYIIMQNAIMLGSFQYFFYEKGLLWESARTIWIHGTIEISVIIIAGCGGIVLGNSLLFPRTYTRLQSFIRGAKDGLKIMLSTVPFFIIAGFLEGFVTRHTDMPDWLAVIIIGASLSLILFYYVIYPLKLKKRIENSINSKK; encoded by the coding sequence ATGCGCGAAGCTGCCTTTGCGAAGCAAAATAAAGATAAATGGTTAAAATTCGAAAGCGTTCTAAGGAATAATGTTCCTATAGATCCAGACGAATTGAGCAATCTTTATATCGAGGTAACAGACCATCTCAGTTATGCCCAAACCTTTTATCCCAATAGCAATACATTGGCATATTTAAATGGTCTTTCTGCATTGGCTCATCAAAAAATTTATAGAACTAAACGCGAATCACGCCGCCGGTTTATCACTTTCTATACCAAGGAATTTCCACTTTTCTTTGCGAAATATCAGAAACAATTGCTTTTTTCATTTCTGCTCTTTCTGCTTTTTTCCATAATTGGTGCTTATTCTGCCGCCTCGGATGGAAGTTTTGTGCGCCTCATTATGGGCGATTCTTACGTAAATATGACCCTGGCTAATATTGAAAGAGGAGATCCAATGGCTGTTTACAAAGAAATGGGCTCCCTTAATATGTTTTTGGGAATAACCATCAACAATATTAAAGTTGCTTTGATGGCCTTTTCCTATGGACTGTTGCTAAGTATGGGAACGGTATATATAATCATGCAGAATGCTATTATGCTGGGATCTTTCCAATATTTTTTCTATGAAAAAGGATTGCTCTGGGAATCTGCTCGAACAATATGGATACACGGAACAATCGAGATCTCCGTAATTATCATTGCGGGATGCGGTGGAATAGTTTTGGGAAATAGCCTCTTATTTCCAAGAACCTACACGCGATTACAATCTTTTATTAGAGGCGCGAAAGATGGATTAAAGATTATGCTAAGCACCGTACCATTCTTTATAATCGCCGGATTTTTGGAAGGCTTCGTAACCCGACACACGGATATGCCTGATTGGTTGGCCGTGATTATCATTGGCGCCTCGCTTTCGCTTATCCTCTTTTATTACGTGATTTATCCCTTGAAACTCAAGAAAAGAATTGAGAACTCCATTAATTCTAAAAAATAA
- a CDS encoding RDD family protein: MPKGTDLMDNFQIETAQNVNIIQNVAGIGERILAFLIDILIIGLYIFAIILVLTNIELSSDYSMLIGITISLPIFLYHLLWEMLWNGRSPGKSAMGLRVVKLDGTKPAFSNYLIRWLLRIVDISVTSGSLALVTILLNGKGQRVGDIAASTTVITEKQKVNFSNILLADIPDGYIPTYPQVTIFSDNEIQTIKNIYDQARWNRNHNLILKLAKQVAKVMDIQLEEKPVIFIDKVIKDYNYYTQNM; encoded by the coding sequence TTGCCCAAAGGAACAGATTTAATGGATAATTTTCAAATAGAAACTGCCCAAAATGTGAACATCATCCAGAATGTGGCAGGGATAGGTGAACGCATTCTAGCATTTCTCATTGATATATTGATCATAGGACTTTATATTTTTGCTATTATTCTAGTCCTGACAAACATAGAACTTAGCAGCGATTATTCGATGCTGATTGGTATCACAATAAGTTTGCCTATTTTTCTATATCACCTTTTGTGGGAAATGTTATGGAACGGGCGTAGTCCGGGAAAATCGGCTATGGGACTTCGAGTGGTGAAATTGGATGGTACAAAACCGGCATTCTCCAATTATCTTATCCGTTGGTTGCTGCGCATAGTTGATATTTCAGTAACCAGTGGCTCCCTGGCTTTGGTGACAATTTTATTAAATGGAAAGGGACAGCGCGTTGGCGATATCGCAGCTTCCACAACGGTTATTACCGAAAAACAGAAAGTGAACTTTTCAAATATTTTACTGGCAGATATTCCCGATGGGTATATCCCTACCTATCCACAGGTTACTATCTTTAGTGATAATGAAATACAAACCATTAAGAATATTTACGATCAAGCTCGATGGAACAGAAATCACAATTTAATTTTGAAACTCGCAAAACAAGTGGCAAAAGTGATGGATATACAGTTGGAAGAAAAACCAGTGATATTTATTGATAAGGTGATAAAAGATTATAACTACTATAC
- a CDS encoding IS4 family transposase, which translates to MNKSKNFSGQPIIKQVLNFLDPKDVYRTAKKHNSDRYTKKFSTYDHLVTMIFAVISGCNSLREVTSIMLACEGKINHLGLRDFPKRSTLSDANKRRSAEVFADIYSGLYKRYHRFLSDSRTREPAIKDLKIVDSSTIALFSDILRGVGRNPLNGKKKGGIKMHTMINAMEDVPCLIKFSDAATHDHTFLKELGLKKGSYVVFDKGYVDYQQYEQWTLDGIYFVTRQKSNARYTSFEEFDIPNNVDDAVLKDEKITLSDKEGNEFHLRRIAFWHQEKSKVYEFITNNYEVEADRITDIYKNRWQIETMFKRLKQNFPLKYFLGDNQNAIEIQIWVSLIIQLIMLVIQRKAQRSWAYSNMVSVIRHHLMTYIDLFKFLKNPDSKWEEITTKNIGQLSFFDP; encoded by the coding sequence ATGAACAAAAGTAAAAATTTCAGCGGACAACCTATTATCAAACAAGTTTTAAACTTCCTTGACCCTAAGGATGTTTATCGGACAGCAAAAAAGCATAACAGCGACAGGTACACCAAAAAGTTCAGCACCTATGATCACTTGGTTACGATGATATTCGCTGTTATCAGTGGCTGCAACTCACTTCGCGAGGTAACGAGTATAATGCTGGCGTGCGAGGGCAAGATCAACCATTTGGGGCTACGGGACTTTCCAAAACGCAGTACATTGTCCGATGCCAACAAAAGAAGAAGTGCAGAGGTCTTTGCGGATATTTACTCTGGTCTCTATAAACGCTACCACCGGTTTTTATCGGACAGCAGAACCAGGGAGCCCGCCATAAAGGACCTCAAAATAGTCGATTCCTCGACAATAGCGCTCTTTAGCGACATCTTGAGGGGTGTTGGCCGGAACCCGCTCAACGGCAAAAAGAAGGGCGGGATAAAGATGCACACGATGATCAATGCCATGGAAGATGTTCCCTGCCTGATCAAATTTTCTGATGCCGCAACGCACGATCATACATTTTTAAAAGAACTTGGTCTAAAAAAGGGCTCCTATGTTGTTTTTGACAAGGGATATGTAGATTATCAGCAGTACGAGCAATGGACGTTGGACGGCATCTACTTTGTGACCAGGCAAAAGAGCAATGCACGCTATACGAGCTTTGAAGAGTTTGATATACCGAACAACGTGGACGATGCTGTCCTCAAGGATGAAAAGATAACGCTTTCCGATAAGGAAGGCAACGAATTTCATCTGCGACGGATAGCCTTTTGGCACCAGGAGAAGAGCAAGGTATATGAGTTCATCACCAACAACTATGAAGTGGAGGCCGACAGGATCACTGATATCTACAAAAATCGCTGGCAGATAGAGACCATGTTCAAACGCCTAAAACAGAACTTTCCCCTCAAATACTTTCTGGGCGATAACCAAAATGCAATAGAGATACAGATCTGGGTCAGTCTGATCATTCAACTCATAATGCTCGTAATACAAAGAAAGGCGCAGAGAAGTTGGGCATATTCAAATATGGTGTCTGTAATACGCCACCATTTGATGACCTACATCGATCTGTTCAAGTTCCTGAAAAACCCAGACTCCAAATGGGAAGAAATCACCACAAAAAACATTGGCCAATTGAGCTTTTTCGATCCTTAG